One window of the Methanocaldococcus vulcanius M7 genome contains the following:
- a CDS encoding DUF530 family protein produces MDNTGNLINNANEFLDSLSGLNEKLKTVVEKIKNKNIDKNELSDIISTLEKNLKILQDLKSKMEFLEFDSPYKNVGKLKGGYDSEGLQEIASYSTYLRRIASEKKGILERVRHALVAHKIALSHLTEDIGNILLPPNLPLDGSYKRMMFEFPPYLVSTYKTFLDILEPKGRGVLTSYTISLIVINKGKREFKRVKVEDPNYEKFIKEKFGNAIITSIKRNFSKNKIIDDQYVRRVLAIGYLKTYKDEIENSIKKKIDELLNEEEKSYLNKYLDICMMFRTETDVNGGILDIRCMEEKKLKELELKEMLEREGLFKNGEPIDPLKKALQIRNEISKEVSKDILVKKFSEDVFKFYLCKTPDERARSNLFPSIMITPQKGFLSWMKVDGINCTDVLDLKFKLEEELPKYQIPLKNVGGVALYLIHDWNAVERFNFDKKEIEDLLKKIALIEPIKEVLKEKNVNVKKLEKYGKVKKEKTKKFLDLLSGI; encoded by the coding sequence ATGGATAACACTGGAAATTTAATTAACAATGCAAATGAATTTCTGGATTCACTAAGCGGGTTAAATGAGAAATTAAAAACAGTAGTTGAGAAAATAAAAAACAAAAATATTGATAAAAATGAATTATCCGATATAATCTCCACATTAGAAAAAAATTTAAAGATCTTACAAGATTTAAAATCCAAGATGGAATTTTTAGAATTTGATTCTCCTTATAAAAATGTTGGGAAATTGAAAGGGGGCTATGATAGTGAAGGACTACAAGAGATAGCAAGTTATAGCACATACCTAAGAAGAATAGCAAGCGAAAAAAAGGGGATCTTGGAGAGAGTAAGGCATGCATTAGTAGCCCATAAGATCGCTTTATCCCACTTAACTGAGGATATTGGAAACATCCTACTTCCTCCAAATCTTCCTCTGGATGGATCTTACAAGAGGATGATGTTTGAATTCCCTCCTTATCTTGTATCAACGTATAAAACTTTTTTAGACATCTTAGAGCCGAAGGGTAGGGGGGTTTTAACATCTTATACGATCTCTCTTATCGTCATAAATAAGGGAAAAAGAGAATTTAAAAGAGTAAAGGTGGAGGATCCAAATTACGAGAAATTTATTAAAGAAAAGTTTGGAAATGCTATAATTACATCAATAAAAAGAAATTTTTCAAAAAATAAAATAATAGACGATCAGTATGTTAGAAGGGTCTTAGCAATTGGATATTTGAAGACGTATAAAGATGAGATTGAAAACTCTATCAAGAAAAAGATCGATGAGTTGTTAAACGAAGAAGAAAAATCCTATCTAAACAAATATTTAGACATATGTATGATGTTTAGAACTGAAACAGATGTAAATGGAGGAATCTTGGATATTAGATGCATGGAAGAAAAAAAATTAAAAGAATTGGAATTAAAAGAGATGCTCGAAAGAGAAGGGCTTTTTAAAAATGGAGAACCAATAGATCCCCTGAAAAAAGCTCTTCAAATTAGAAATGAAATCTCAAAAGAGGTCTCTAAGGATATACTTGTTAAGAAGTTTTCTGAAGATGTGTTTAAATTTTACCTTTGCAAAACCCCGGATGAAAGAGCAAGAAGTAATCTATTTCCATCAATAATGATCACACCTCAAAAAGGATTCTTATCTTGGATGAAGGTTGATGGGATTAATTGCACTGATGTGTTGGATTTAAAATTTAAATTAGAAGAAGAATTGCCAAAATACCAAATTCCTCTAAAAAATGTTGGAGGAGTTGCGCTTTACTTAATTCACGATTGGAATGCGGTAGAGAGATTCAACTTTGATAAAAAAGAGATTGAAGATCTGCTTAAAAAGATAGCATTGATAGAGCCAATAAAAGAAGTTTTAAAAGAAAAAAATGTTAATGTTAAGAAATTGGAGAAGTATGGAAAAGTCAAAAAAGAGAAAACAAAGAAGTTTTTGGATTTGTTGAGTGGGATATAA
- the cca gene encoding CCA tRNA nucleotidyltransferase has protein sequence MIEHIKEEVLKEIKPSKEEMENLKRKSNAIIGKIWEIIKRNNFPVLEVLLVGSSARNTNLKNDYDIDIFLLFDRSVNEETLEDIGIKIGIETISELNGTYSINYASHPYVNGIIDGYEVDIVPCYKIEFGERIISAVDRTPLHHKFLCNRLNEELCDEVRVLKAFLRSLGLYGSDVKTKGFSGYLCELLILHYGSFENLLKDAQNWKLGKTIILKDIFELYSREKINLKRFDDPLVVYDPVDLNRNVASPLSKENFCKFIFYAREFLKNPSLEFFKDYGKKIEEKLEDRPHGYRLILKIRREDVVDDILYPQMEKLQKSINKAITKNEFVILSSKCFADDKFCYLYWEFLVEKLPKVILREGPPVFDRERVENFLKKYDKVFIKGCKVCAYAERKYSHVVELFKDIINGKFVNISIPKHVNPKNGEIIELDLDKTYS, from the coding sequence TTGATAGAACATATAAAAGAGGAAGTTCTAAAAGAGATAAAACCTTCAAAAGAGGAAATGGAAAATCTTAAACGTAAATCTAACGCAATAATAGGCAAAATATGGGAGATCATCAAAAGAAATAATTTTCCTGTCTTGGAAGTTTTGTTGGTTGGATCCTCTGCACGAAACACAAATTTAAAGAACGATTACGATATTGACATTTTTTTATTATTTGACAGATCTGTCAATGAGGAGACGCTTGAAGACATCGGGATAAAGATAGGAATTGAGACAATAAGTGAACTAAATGGAACCTACTCAATAAACTATGCCTCTCATCCATACGTCAATGGAATTATAGACGGATATGAAGTAGATATAGTTCCTTGTTATAAAATTGAATTTGGAGAGAGGATAATATCTGCTGTCGATCGAACGCCTCTTCATCACAAATTTTTATGTAATAGGTTAAATGAGGAGTTATGTGATGAAGTTAGAGTGTTAAAGGCATTTTTAAGAAGTTTAGGACTTTATGGATCTGATGTTAAAACTAAGGGTTTTTCTGGTTATCTATGTGAATTGTTGATTTTACATTATGGATCCTTTGAAAATTTACTAAAAGATGCTCAAAATTGGAAATTAGGAAAAACAATAATTTTAAAAGATATTTTTGAATTATACAGTAGAGAAAAAATTAATCTAAAAAGGTTTGATGATCCACTTGTAGTTTATGATCCTGTAGATTTAAATAGAAATGTTGCATCTCCACTAAGCAAAGAGAACTTTTGCAAATTTATATTTTATGCAAGGGAATTTTTAAAAAACCCATCATTAGAATTTTTTAAAGATTATGGAAAAAAAATTGAGGAAAAATTGGAAGACAGACCACATGGTTATAGATTGATATTAAAAATTCGAAGAGAAGATGTTGTAGATGACATCCTCTACCCGCAGATGGAAAAGCTTCAAAAAAGTATAAATAAAGCAATAACTAAAAATGAATTTGTAATTTTGAGTAGTAAGTGTTTTGCAGATGATAAGTTTTGTTATTTGTATTGGGAGTTTTTAGTTGAGAAACTGCCAAAGGTTATATTAAGAGAAGGTCCACCTGTGTTCGATAGGGAGAGGGTTGAAAATTTCCTAAAAAAATATGATAAAGTTTTTATAAAGGGTTGTAAAGTATGTGCATATGCTGAGCGAAAATACTCTCATGTGGTTGAGTTATTTAAAGACATCATAAACGGAAAATTTGTAAATATTTCAATACCCAAACATGTAAATCCAAAAAATGGAGAGATCATTGAGTTAGATTTAGATAAAACTTATTCCTAA
- a CDS encoding ribose 1,5-bisphosphate isomerase has protein sequence MEREIDVIKETFEKIKNMEIRGAGRIGRAAANALKTYALKIQDLNDEEFKIRMKKAGELLVSARPTAVSLPNAVKFVLKGLEDENPKIGVVKRAEEFINSSLKAIENIGKFGANRIRDGDTILTHCNSEAAISVIKTAYDEGKEIKVFCTETRPRNQGYITAKTLYDYGIDTTLIVDSAVRYFIREIDIVVVGADAITANGCLVNKIGTSQIALVANESRVPFLTAAETYKFHPKTIVGELIEIEERDPSEVVVFEGKYKGIKIRNPAFDVTPSKYIDAIITEVGLIPPQGAWYIIEKYFGWLK, from the coding sequence ATGGAACGTGAGATAGATGTTATAAAAGAAACGTTTGAAAAAATTAAAAATATGGAGATTAGAGGGGCTGGTAGGATTGGTAGGGCTGCGGCTAATGCATTGAAAACGTATGCATTGAAAATACAAGATTTAAATGATGAAGAATTTAAAATTAGAATGAAGAAGGCGGGAGAGTTGTTGGTATCTGCACGACCAACGGCAGTTTCTTTACCAAATGCAGTAAAATTTGTTTTAAAGGGTTTAGAAGATGAGAATCCGAAAATTGGGGTCGTAAAAAGAGCAGAGGAGTTTATAAATTCGTCATTAAAGGCAATTGAAAATATAGGAAAATTTGGGGCTAATAGAATAAGAGATGGAGATACAATATTAACTCACTGCAACTCTGAAGCTGCAATAAGTGTTATAAAAACTGCTTATGATGAAGGAAAAGAAATTAAAGTGTTTTGCACCGAAACAAGACCACGGAATCAGGGATATATAACTGCTAAAACCTTATATGATTATGGTATAGATACAACTCTCATTGTAGATTCAGCAGTTAGATACTTTATAAGAGAAATAGATATTGTTGTTGTTGGAGCAGATGCTATAACAGCAAACGGATGTCTTGTGAACAAAATTGGAACCTCACAAATAGCGTTAGTAGCAAATGAAAGTAGAGTTCCCTTTTTAACAGCTGCTGAGACGTATAAATTCCATCCGAAAACGATAGTTGGGGAATTAATAGAAATTGAAGAAAGAGATCCTTCTGAGGTTGTAGTTTTTGAAGGAAAGTATAAGGGAATAAAGATCAGAAATCCTGCTTTTGATGTAACGCCGTCTAAGTATATTGATGCAATAATAACGGAAGTGGGCTTGATTCCGCCACAGGGAGCGTGGTATATTATTGAAAAATACTTTGGATGGTTAAAATAA
- a CDS encoding DJ-1/PfpI/YhbO family deglycase/protease, which yields MAKLKLILIALIITTLLSSMCTSSPNEKREIMSNKKVLMVIAPKDFRDEELFEPMAVFEANGLKVDVVSTKKGTCIGMLGNKITVNKTINEVNPNEYVAIVIPGGIGSKEYLWNNTELLSLVKKFYEDHKVVAAICLSPVVLARAGILKGKKATVFPDPEAIEELKKYGAIYEDKGVVVDGNIITAQSPNYARVFGLEVLKVIENNSK from the coding sequence ATGGCAAAGTTAAAATTGATCTTAATAGCGCTGATAATAACTACACTACTCTCTTCAATGTGCACATCCTCTCCAAACGAAAAGAGGGAAATTATGAGTAATAAAAAAGTTTTAATGGTTATTGCTCCAAAGGACTTCCGAGATGAGGAGTTATTTGAACCAATGGCAGTATTTGAAGCAAATGGATTAAAAGTAGATGTCGTCTCTACAAAAAAAGGCACATGCATAGGTATGCTTGGAAATAAAATAACTGTAAATAAAACCATAAATGAAGTAAACCCTAACGAATATGTGGCAATAGTTATACCAGGAGGGATCGGCTCCAAAGAATATCTATGGAATAATACTGAATTGTTATCCTTAGTTAAGAAATTTTATGAAGATCATAAAGTTGTTGCAGCTATTTGCTTATCTCCTGTTGTTTTAGCAAGAGCAGGTATTCTAAAGGGTAAAAAAGCAACTGTCTTCCCAGATCCCGAGGCAATAGAAGAATTAAAAAAATATGGAGCAATATATGAGGATAAAGGAGTCGTTGTTGATGGAAATATAATAACTGCACAATCTCCTAACTACGCAAGAGTATTCGGATTAGAAGTTCTTAAAGTTATAGAAAACAACTCTAAATAA
- a CDS encoding HAD family hydrolase: protein MIAVVFDSAGTLVKIMRAIKNLKKNKFICNRQTVDIVDEKEGRALVIIKDDPLEVVDKADSDMLISDLLKSANIGISYCNPPIDKEGIFKDEKTRVKELQDPLNILKRYDVETGYGSALIVDTRSGEVEYTIATAGCLFKEVPETIRKLKDMGVEVFIASGDRKGFLKKLAKITGVKEDHILAEAHQKKKKDLIKKLKSRGYFTIMVGDGANDVPAMLESDLSVVTLQNGNVSKKALETADVKIYNIREIVDICKKIKNENKK from the coding sequence ATGATTGCGGTTGTATTTGATAGTGCTGGAACTCTTGTAAAGATTATGAGGGCAATTAAGAATCTAAAAAAGAATAAGTTTATTTGTAATAGGCAGACGGTTGATATTGTAGATGAAAAGGAAGGTAGGGCGTTAGTGATAATTAAGGATGATCCTTTGGAGGTTGTAGATAAAGCAGATTCGGATATGTTAATATCCGATCTTTTAAAGAGTGCAAATATTGGAATATCATATTGCAATCCTCCAATAGATAAGGAGGGAATTTTTAAAGATGAAAAAACGAGAGTTAAAGAGTTGCAAGATCCTCTAAATATTTTAAAGAGGTATGATGTTGAAACCGGATATGGTAGTGCGTTGATCGTTGATACAAGGTCTGGAGAAGTTGAATATACGATTGCAACTGCGGGATGCCTATTTAAAGAAGTTCCTGAGACCATTAGAAAATTAAAAGATATGGGAGTTGAGGTTTTCATTGCCTCGGGAGATAGGAAAGGATTTTTAAAGAAATTAGCTAAGATAACAGGAGTTAAAGAGGATCATATTTTAGCCGAGGCACATCAAAAAAAGAAAAAAGATCTAATTAAAAAATTAAAGAGTAGAGGTTATTTTACAATAATGGTAGGAGATGGAGCTAATGATGTTCCTGCAATGTTAGAGAGCGATCTTTCTGTTGTAACTTTACAAAATGGAAATGTATCAAAAAAAGCTCTGGAAACTGCGGATGTAAAAATATATAACATAAGAGAGATCGTGGATATATGTAAAAAAATAAAAAATGAAAATAAAAAATGA
- a CDS encoding 2,3-bisphosphoglycerate-independent phosphoglycerate mutase: MKNEKKCVIFIIDGLGDRPNEQGKTPLMDAKTPTMDKIAKEGICGLMNAIDIGIRPGSDTAHLSILGYDPYKVYTGRGPLEAFGVGLDLKEGDVAFRCNFATVDENFVVLDRRAGRISPEEAEQLEKVIDGLEIDGVKIIFKSSKGYRGVLVLRGEGLSCKVSDGDPHEEGVKVNEIKPLDDSKEAKRTAEILNKLLKIVYEKLNNHPINEERRKKGLPPANIILPRGAGVVSKIEKFYDKYKMKGACICGTGLIKGIAKMVGLDPIEVEGATGTPNTNFMGKAKALVDALKKYDFVLVNVKGADEASHDGNYDLKKEVLEKIDNMLSYVFEHISKEDVYFVLTGDHSTPIEMKDHSADPIPIVIWGKSVRVDDVENFNEFSCAKGGLHWIKGEHIMKILLDLTGRNEKFGA, translated from the coding sequence ATGAAGAACGAAAAAAAATGCGTAATATTTATAATAGATGGATTAGGAGATAGACCAAACGAGCAGGGAAAAACTCCACTAATGGATGCAAAAACGCCAACAATGGATAAAATAGCAAAGGAAGGAATCTGTGGTTTGATGAACGCGATCGATATAGGAATAAGGCCCGGGAGTGATACAGCCCATCTTTCAATATTGGGCTATGATCCTTACAAGGTTTACACTGGAAGAGGGCCGTTAGAAGCGTTTGGTGTAGGTTTAGATTTGAAAGAAGGAGATGTAGCATTTAGATGTAATTTTGCAACTGTTGATGAAAACTTTGTAGTTTTGGATAGAAGGGCGGGAAGAATCAGCCCTGAGGAAGCCGAACAGTTAGAAAAAGTTATTGATGGTTTGGAAATAGATGGAGTTAAAATTATATTCAAATCATCAAAAGGATACAGGGGGGTTTTAGTTCTTAGAGGGGAAGGGCTATCTTGCAAAGTAAGCGATGGAGATCCACACGAAGAAGGAGTAAAAGTTAATGAAATAAAACCTCTCGATGATTCCAAAGAGGCAAAAAGAACCGCAGAGATCTTAAATAAACTCTTAAAAATAGTTTATGAAAAATTAAACAACCACCCGATAAACGAAGAAAGAAGAAAAAAAGGACTACCTCCGGCTAATATTATCCTTCCAAGAGGAGCAGGAGTAGTATCAAAAATTGAGAAATTCTATGATAAATATAAAATGAAAGGAGCATGTATTTGTGGAACTGGATTAATAAAAGGTATTGCAAAAATGGTCGGATTGGATCCAATAGAAGTAGAAGGAGCCACAGGAACTCCAAACACAAACTTTATGGGTAAGGCAAAGGCATTAGTTGATGCATTAAAGAAATATGATTTCGTTTTAGTTAACGTAAAGGGAGCAGATGAAGCAAGCCATGACGGAAATTATGATCTTAAAAAAGAAGTTTTAGAAAAGATAGATAACATGCTTTCATACGTTTTTGAACATATAAGTAAAGAAGATGTTTACTTTGTATTGACAGGGGATCACTCAACTCCAATAGAGATGAAAGATCACTCCGCTGATCCTATTCCGATAGTTATCTGGGGAAAAAGTGTTAGAGTTGATGATGTTGAAAACTTTAACGAATTTTCTTGTGCTAAGGGGGGCCTACACTGGATCAAAGGAGAACATATTATGAAAATTTTATTAGACCTAACTGGAAGAAATGAGAAATTTGGAGCATAA
- a CDS encoding glycoside hydrolase family 57 protein, whose amino-acid sequence MLLTFNFEVHQPHRLNKDIDQEKTNLWEKYVDVRLNKEVFNKVAEKCYIPTNELILDLIDEYDFKVNYSITGVFIEQALEFNEYVLDLFKDLVKTGNVELIAETYHHSLTSLYEDEEEFIEDIEMHRELYKDLFNYKAKIFRNTELIYNNRIAKIAKDVGFEAIFTEGIEKILGWRSPNYLYHSPDGMKVLLRNYRLSDDIGFRFSAKDWDQYPLTADKYATWLASTPGEVINIYMDYETFGEHHWKETGIFEFLKHLPAEIGKYEHLEVVNVSEVVERLEPRGELYVHEFSTISWADTERDVSAWLGNEMQRISFEKLKSLGRFIKKNEEKLKMCGKFKEIYKIYKVLQTSDNLYYQSIKGLCDMNVHNYFSHFDTPFDAYATYLNTLYDFEYHIKTLLLNIKSNRRKKEHGSVELYRVEKEDLMKKNLNSLEEAESIYNEKENDKKNRSGSENDKYDNEFIIA is encoded by the coding sequence ATGCTACTAACATTCAACTTTGAAGTGCATCAACCCCATAGATTGAATAAAGATATTGATCAGGAAAAAACAAACCTTTGGGAAAAATACGTGGACGTGAGATTAAATAAGGAAGTGTTTAATAAAGTAGCTGAAAAATGCTACATTCCAACAAATGAGCTTATATTGGACTTGATAGATGAATATGACTTTAAAGTCAACTATTCCATCACAGGAGTGTTCATAGAACAGGCCTTAGAGTTTAATGAGTATGTATTAGACCTTTTTAAAGATCTTGTAAAAACTGGAAATGTTGAGTTGATCGCAGAAACGTATCATCACTCCCTAACAAGTTTATATGAGGATGAAGAGGAGTTTATTGAAGATATTGAAATGCATAGAGAACTTTATAAGGATCTATTTAACTATAAAGCAAAAATTTTTAGAAATACTGAATTAATATACAATAATAGAATTGCTAAAATCGCAAAAGATGTTGGATTTGAAGCAATATTTACAGAAGGAATTGAAAAAATACTTGGATGGAGATCTCCAAACTACTTATACCACTCTCCAGATGGAATGAAAGTTCTTTTAAGAAATTATCGATTAAGTGATGATATTGGATTTAGATTTTCAGCAAAAGATTGGGATCAGTATCCATTAACAGCAGATAAATACGCTACATGGTTAGCTTCAACTCCTGGAGAGGTTATAAATATTTATATGGATTATGAAACGTTTGGAGAGCACCATTGGAAAGAAACCGGAATATTTGAGTTTTTAAAACATCTTCCTGCAGAGATTGGAAAATATGAACACTTAGAAGTTGTCAATGTTAGTGAAGTTGTAGAAAGATTAGAGCCAAGAGGAGAACTCTACGTTCATGAGTTCTCTACAATATCTTGGGCTGACACTGAGAGGGATGTGAGTGCATGGCTTGGAAATGAAATGCAAAGAATTTCCTTTGAAAAATTAAAATCCCTTGGAAGATTTATAAAAAAGAATGAAGAAAAATTAAAAATGTGTGGGAAATTTAAGGAGATATATAAAATTTATAAAGTTTTACAAACAAGCGATAATCTCTACTATCAATCAATTAAAGGCCTTTGCGATATGAACGTTCACAACTATTTCAGCCACTTTGACACTCCATTTGATGCATATGCAACATATTTAAATACCCTATACGATTTCGAATATCACATAAAAACCCTCTTACTAAACATCAAATCTAACAGAAGAAAAAAAGAGCATGGATCTGTAGAGCTATACCGAGTAGAAAAAGAGGATTTAATGAAAAAAAATTTAAATTCCTTAGAAGAAGCGGAAAGTATATATAATGAAAAAGAAAATGATAAAAAGAATCGTAGTGGTAGTGAAAATGACAAATACGATAATGAGTTTATAATTGCATGA